CCACGACCACCATAATGTAACTCGTCGTTGGACTGGACGCCAGTCACATACCGATATCGACGCTGTCGCCCACCAGGCCATCATCGACTACGGTCGTGATGCGACCGAGATCGATATTCTGCGAACGCTCGCGCACAATGACACGAGAGGCCTGTCGTACAGGACGCTCGCAGACGATCTCGATGTCTCTCGCCAACGGCTCAGCCAGATCATCCCCGAGACAGACGACGCCGATGCCGACCGTCTCGAGGGTCGTGACCTCGTCACCACGCTCCGTGTCGGCAATCGAACGCAGGTCGAAATCACGCCATACGGCTGCCGTGTCGTCGAGATCCTCGCCGAGCGCGACCGCGAGCAGACAACCCTCGATGAGGCCGTAAGCCGGCCGTTGCGATCGCCCAGCCATGGACGTGAAGCCCCACGCGAGCACGAGGAGGAGGAGGACTCGGACCCCCGGCGCAAAGGGTGTGGCTTAGCGCAGGTGCAACAACTGGCATCATGGCGCGCCGCACAGGCACTCTCTGCCTGCACTCCACAGGGTATCTCTGTTGTGGATGCATCACTGGATTCCACTGATGACTGCAGAGAAGCGGACCTCTGGGTGGACACACAGGAGGACGCAGTGGTGGTCTCCTGTGAATACACGAACCCCATGCAATGGACACTGTCCACTGCTCGGGCGTTAAGCAATTCTCGGACGCTCAAGGCCTTCCTCACACAGGAGCAGGCAACTACGACGGATCTCGGGGAGCTGTTTGCCGACCACCGACAGGTGCTCCGCTCGTCGACGTGTCTTGGGCACCTGCCTGATCGGTTGGACGACCTCAACGAGTTTATCGCGTCGCTTCAGGAGGCACGAGACGATCTGCAGGAGCTGTCAGGCGATCTCCACGACGCGAAAGCACAGGACGACGAGAGTGAGGTTTCCCGGCTGTACAGTCAGATCACGCGGGAGGCACTCGGGCTGTCATCGACGATTATCGCGGTCCTCGACCTGCTAGACGTTGAAATCGTTCGCGAAGTACGTGTCCCTGGATTCAATCGCGAGTTCGATGCCGCCCGCTGGGAAGACCTCACACAGATGATCGGGACGGCATCGGCGATCCAGAGCCGACAGGGATTGAACACGTTGTATCGGCAACTGTACGAGCCACGGGAGTCGAAGCAAGAGTGGACAGTGGATATTGACGATGCTGCGACGGGTCTCGGTGAGTTGATGGGTTCATGGGTGATCTGTGGGGACTTCGGGAGTCACGGATCAGACAAGCGGAAGGCGTTTGTTGAGGACCTCCGAGCGACTGTGGCTGAACCACGCCCGCTCCGTGAGGACGCCCCCGAATTCGGGGCTGAGATACCTGTGAACGCGTTTGACTCGGATCGCGTGGCGGTGAGACGCGCAGCTCGGCGACTCTGTGAGCGGAAGGGATACGACGAGCCGTCGGCGGCTGTAGTGTCGGTGCTGCAGTTGTATACCGGCGGAGCGTACGACACGGCTCGATGTCTGAACTATCTCCAGCCGGCTGACGGTGTACGGGAGGAACTCGATGTCCGTGAACTCCGCTATGCAATCTCCCACCTCGACACGAGCCGAATCGTGCCAACAGAGTCCAGTGCTGTCGGTCGGGTGATCCGAGAACTGCTTCGGTCTGATGCCCCGCTCTCGACGCAAGAGCTGGCTGACGCGGCAGATGTGGCTCGATCGACGTTGACCCGCGATGGCGGTGCTGGCGACCGACTCCGTGGCCTTGGACTCCTCAAGCGGACAGACGACGGTGAGTGGCGCATTCTGCTGCCGACTGACCAACAGGAGGAGCGTGACGGTATCCTCCCGTCGCTCCTCGTCGACGAAACGATCACAGCCGTCCGGGATGTCCTCGGCGATGTCGCGTTCCAGTGCGTGTCGGATCCTGCTCGCCTCGCCGATCCCGACGATCCAGTGACGAGTCCGTGGTTGTGGGATCAGACAGACGGCCCTGACTGTCGACCGTTGCTTGAGGCGTGGGAATGGCTCAGGCCGTGGGTTCCGATTCTCGTCGACATCCTCGATCACGAGCCGGATTGGTGGACTGAAACTGATGGACCGGATCACGCACTCTTAGGGGTGGATCCGAGTCAGGCACGGCTGGATAGTGGGCTAACGACTGTTGGCTGAGTCTATTCGTCGGTTATTCCGGTCGATCGCCTGCAGGCACTGGAAGCTCTCTTCCTCTGTCTGACAGATTTTTATGACACAGTCAATGTGGCAGCGACATTCGTCCGGAAGGCGGGCGTCGAGAAGTGGCGGCCACAATCCTGTCAGCGCCCGTATAGTGAGGCGTTAGTACCTTCGCCGTCAGCACCGGGTGACCGCGCGGTTCTTCTCTTTGACGCTCCACACTTACACACATGAGCAAAGTCGTCCTCCCCGAGCCACTCGTCGAGTGCCACCGGTGTGGGGGTGAGCTCGAGCGCGACGACCGCACGGTGTCCTGTTCCGAGTGCGACGGCTGGTTCCTCGTCCAGGGCGATCCCGAACAGTCGCTGTCGCGGTTCGACCTCGTCGCGATCGTCGAACACGCCCGCGATCACCCACCGGCCTGCGAGTGTTCCGCGTGTCTCTACACTCGGCGCGAGGCTGAGGGGTACGCTTAGAGCCCTGCTAGGGCCTGGTCCATCGCTGCACTGTACTCCAACGCAAAGAGCAGGATCCCGAGCGCCGCCACCGCTACAGCGATCGCCATTCCGATCTCTGATTGTCCACGCTTACTGCCCCAGAAGCGATCTTTCGCTCCCATACTTGTATCAGATTGTGCCACGCACATAAGTAGTGGGGGCAGTTGAGACATAGATCTCTCGGATAGTGTCTGACGGAGGTTTATCACCTCTCCACACTTTTTGCTCTCTTTGATGTCACAGAGCGCAGAGAGGATCGCCATTACGAACCAGAAAGGCGGGGCCGGGAAGACGACCACGACGATCAACGTCGCCGGCGCGCTGTCGCGCCGCGGCTACGATGTCCTCGTGATCGACCTCGACCCGCAGGGACACGCCACCGAGGGGCTGGGCTTCGGCGACTCCTACGACGCCCGGGATCGCGACTCGTTGTACGAGGTCCTGCCCGATCTCGACCGGCTGGACGAGCTTGAGTCGCTCGTCGTGACGCACGACGAGATGGATCTCGTCCCGTCACACCAGCGCATGATCAACATCGAGGACGAGCTCGCAAACGCCCGCCGCCGCGAGGAACGGCTCGGGATGCTTCTCGACGACGCGGACACCGCGTGGGACGTGGTTCTCGTGGACTGCCCGCCGAACCTCGGTATCCTCACCGACAACGCTGTGGTCGCGACCGGCCAGGTCCTCATCCCGGCCCAGGCGCGGTCCACGTCGATCCGGGCGATCGAGCAACTGTTCCGCCAGCTCCGGTCGATCGAGACGGCGTTCGACGACGTTGACGAGCTCGGCCTGGTCGCGAACGAGGTTGGCACGGACGGCGAGGCCGAGGAGATGATGGACTGGTTCAAAGAGACCTTTGAGAACAAAGAGCACTGTGAGGTCTTTGAGATCAGAAAACGGGTCGCCCTCCAGCGCGCTTGGAACAACGGCGTCTCCATCTTCGCACACGGCGAAGAGTGCGACATGGAGGCGGAGTACGACGCGATTGCCGGACACCTTGAGGAGGTCACGGATGTCTGAGGGCAACGGCGACGCGAAGCGTGACCGCGACCCGTTCGCCGAGCGCTACGACCGCGACGACGAGGGAGAGTCAGAGACGACAGGGTCGTCAAAGAGCTCAAAGAGCGTGAAGAGCGCAGAGAGTACAGAGACAGCAGAGAGCAAGGAGACGATCCGAGACCGGAAGAACGTCAACATGTACCTGCCGGAGGACCTCGTTGACGACCTCCAGATCCGCTACGCGCAGATGGAAGCGAAGTGGCGAGCCGAGCACGGCGAGTCGCTCGCGAAGAACCGTGAGTACTACCCTGCGGTGGTTCGCGCGGCCCTGAACGACACGACCGTCGCGGAGGAGCTCGGCCTCGAAGAGAAGTAGGACAGTCGTCGCAGCCGTGGCCGTCTTGTCTCCAGCCGCCTTCGATACCGCCCTGTAGGAGTACGTCAACATCTTCGACATGCAGGTGAAGTCGAGTACTTGCTGTGGGTGTAGGGTTACGACGCGGTGTCCAACCCGCATACCCTCCTGACTTGCGATCCCGAAGTCGGAGCAGGCACAACTTTCACTCGGGTCTGGACACGCTTTTATCTGCCTGTCCACTGTGGACAAGATGTGGATGGTCGCCCTGGAACGGGTCACCATAATGAAAAAGTAAATTAGCGAATGACGGCAGTTCAGCGGCTAAGGCGCCGGTTATATAGATCTATTAAAACCGGAATCGCACCGCTTATGTTAACCGCTGTCATTGACGGTGTGCGGGCACGTGAGATTCCGGGCGCTTAGCCCAGAACCGCCCGATCACGCCACTGCCCGTTCGGATGTACCGGCCTCGAGACGACTAGTCGCAACTACGGAACCATGATCGAACTAACAACGATCGCGGCCACACTGGCGCTGGTGACACTCTCGCCGCGGATCACGATCGAGGTGTCACTCACGGTGTCAAGTGGCCCGAACGAGTCGGGCGCTTAGCCCAGAACCGCACCGAGAGCGAAGTACCCCTCCGACTTAGGGGTTTCTGATTTCACCATTCTGACGAGTGTCCTCCGTCTTTCTGCATCGCGTGATATGTTTTACCGCGAAGAACCACCGTCGACAACAACGCTACCCCGGGACCTGACCATCCAACACTACACCTCGCGCATTGTGTACTTCAGGCCCCCGAGCTGGTGCCGTTGAGTACAGCGGACTGGTTGTCACACCGAGTGTGCCGCGTACGCTTTGAGGTCCGGTCACGAATGACCGTCCGTACTGTCGGCTAATAACCACTGTGTCCTCCACCTTCTCTCACGAGAGTCGCTGTATCCCACTGAACTAACCACAGTGTGTTACATCTGCTTCTGCTCCTCTGTCCGAACATCGCCGAACATCCATCCGACGATGCCCCCACCGATCACCGCTCCAAACACGACAAAGATCCAACTCGTAAACGCGCCAACGAGACCAAGCAGAGCGGCACCGGCAGCGGTAGCAGCGCCAGTTCCAGGCTCATCGGCAGCACTGCTGATGATTCCCGTCAGCGCGATGTTCGCGAACCAATTTACGACTGAACTGAGAATTCCTCCGACGAACCCGACAACCGCCCCGCGACGCGCGCCTGACCGCCCCCCAGATGCGATCAAAAAGGCGACAATGCATCCACCAGCGAACCCTGCCACCGTTTTGAACACAGGGCCGAGAATGATACCGATTGTAGGGATGATCGAGAGCAATCCTAAGAATACGATCACTGCTGACCCTATCAACAGGGCCTGCTGTCAATCGGATATGTTCATAACTATGGCTCTTCGGAAGCATGAATAAACCTTTTCTCCTCGTCGCTGACTAACACCTGCCACACAAACTATCCCAGAAACGCGGGTTTAGCGGCGATGCGGGGTGACGGTAACACTGGGTGCAGGGTTGAGGCGGGTCAGACCCTACGTCAGCGGTGCAGGCACGCAACACGCTGGTAGGCGGTACTACACCCGGCATTATGAGGGAGTGTTCGACTCACTTGATGGGTGTACAGGCCGCCTCACGCGTGATAGGATGCTGGGCAGGTGACGGCGAGTACCGATCGAACCTCGACAGGGGCTCGCCGCCTGTGGGGTGGAGCACCGCCCAGCATCCGTCGTAGGTGGTGACGGCGTTTAGAGCCTTGGCTGTCGTGTGTTGCGGTTCGTCGCCATCCCGTTGCATGGTCGGGCTGTCGGCGAGCATCTCGGGGGATGCAACGGGGTGGATGGAGTCGGAACGCTCGCCGTGGAGTCCACGACCCCGACACCACAGACAGGAGTGTGACAGACTTAGATCCTACGTCGGACCAACCTGCTCTCTTACATCGATCTGGCCTGTAGAGACCCACCTGCCGGACGAGGCGTGAGAAGCAGAAGCTGATACTCGACATGTATACAACTTTGCCCGGTGAACCGTGTGAAGCCCGGTAGAGGGCTCGAAACGGGCAAAGTCTCTTTATCATCACCTCCGGCTGTCCGGTGTGAGCGAGCCCTTGATGACGGAACTCGAGGCGTACAGTGAAGCAGTCAACGAGGCTCCCGGCCCCGCCGACTACACGGTGAGGACGGAGTACAGTTGGGCGGAGTTCTGTCGCCGGTGTGACCTACACCTGCAGAAGGAGGCCGACTCCAAGGCGATCGACATGCCGAATCACTTCGCGGTCACGGTGATCGAGTCGACCGAGGAACTCCGCTCAGACTAACCAACACTCCGTTCCACAGACACCGGGACGTTGGTTAGCCGTGTGGATCGGTCTACGCACTCTCGGCGACATCCAGATAGAAGACTCGCTACTCGTGGAGTGCGTCGAAGATCTCGCGCTGCTCTTCGATCAGATCGTCGACCTGCTCCTCGAGGTCACGCCCGTTCTCATCCGGATCACGAAGACTCATTCGTGCCTCCGGCTATGCTGTGGAGTGAATTGAACTTTGTGTTGCTCATGGCTCTAACCGATCCTCGTCGATCTCCCCAGTCGCGAGCCAGTCCGCGATCTCGTCGACATCGAACCGGCGAATCCGTTTCAGGATGTGTGGTACCCGGTCGTCGGTCACAGCCGGTTCTGCATCGTGATTCTTCAGGTAGATGTTCGTGACCGTCCACGCTGTCCGCTTGTTCGCATCCTCGAAATAGTGCGACGTGATCAGGTCACGGAGGAGCGCGGCGGCCCGCATGTAGGTGCCGTCGTGCTCGGCGACACCGTTGAGGAGGCGTTCAATCTTCAGGCGCGGCGCGGCGACTGCTGCGCCAGTGTACTTCAGGTCGTACTGCTTCTCGATCCGGTCATGTATGTCGATCACCTGCCGGGCGTCCGGGAGGTCGTCCTCACTCATCGTCGCCCCCGCGGGTAATGCGCGCCCGGTCGTAGTTCGTTGGGATCGATGGCCTCAGCCATCCCTCGTTTCCCAGAACAATGAGCCTCCTACCTCTCTACTCACGACTTTGCCTTGGTCTCGGAGTTTGTCCAACCAGTAGTACGCTGTCCGGTCTGGGCAGCCTACTGAATCCGCGACATCCGAAGGGTGGTGTTCAGATTAGGATTGAAGAACGAGGCGTGGCGCTTTCTGAGTGACTTATGCCCGAAAACGCACGCCTCAGCGGATGTCTCGACCAGATCGACTTAGAGTTTGTGGAGCGAGAAGCGACACCACGGCTGCTGATGAAACTCAGTATTCAGCTGCACCTCGCCGGCCTCTCACTCTCGAATACTGTTTAGTTTCTCGATGTGTTTGGTGTCGATCGTGTTCGATCCACCGTTCACAACTGGGTTCACAAGGCCGATCTACAGCCCAGATCGGGACAGACCCCGGATCACGTCGCGGTCGACGAGACCGTGATCCACTCGACGACGACCGCTACTGGCTGTACGCTGCCGTCGATCCCGACTCGAACGAACTACTCCATACGAAGCTCGAACCGACCAGAAACAACGCTCTCGCTGTGAAGTTCTTCCGAACTCCGTGAGAAACGCGACGTTGACGACGCCGTGTTTCTCATCGACGATGCACCTCAACTTCACAGTGCTTGTCAACGCCACAGCCTCGATCACCACGTCACCCGCCACGGTGATCGCAACAGCGTCGAACGTGTCTTCAGAGAGGTAAAACGCAGAACATCTAGTTTCTCAAACTGTTTCAGCAACGCCAGTCGAAAAACAGCAGACGAGTGGTTGCGTCGCTTCGCCTTCGCATGGAACCGGCTTATCTGAACACTACCGGGTCAGAACCCGGCGTTGTAAATCAGGCCGCTCAGACTGCCTCTAGTTGGTCGTAGACTTCGCCGAAGTTGTCGTATTCGTGGCTCTGGTCATTTCTGACCTCGTCCACTACTTCTTCATCTTCAACTTCGTAGAACGCGAACCCGCCACCGAAGTACTCATCGTAGCTATCATCACCGGGTTCTACAGTATCGATAACTCCATTCAGTTCTGGATCATCAATATACTTACCCACAGCAAAGCTAGCCATATCCCAGATATCTTCAAAATCAGTATTAACGCCAGATTTATTGTAATCCAATAATGTACGGGTCAACTGCTCCGTCGAACCAGTAGTCATAGTGATATTATCTACTGGGGCATCTCCTCTAGCCAGTACTGCTTGTTCATCATTAAAGTTGTTGTATTCATCTGTTGCGACACTGTAAATCATCTCTACAGCTTGATCCTTTGCATCTTCGAAGCTGATGCCCTGGCGATCCCATTCATCCGTGTGGAAAAGTACTGGGTGGTGAAGACTTGTTGCATCTCTCCTTGCTTCGTCATTTGGATCCTCTATGACTCTCCAGTTTTGTATTTCAACATGTGATTGTGCAGTGCCATTACCTGACCAAGGTCCTCCGGAGTTGAAAGTTCTTACCTTATCATCGTCAGGGGAGTATAGCATTCCTGCTTTTCTGCTACCCATTTCCATGGGTACTTCCCAGGCCAGAACATCAAAGTCATGATGTCTCTGGTATGCCTCTCTCATAATCACACCTCGTTCTTTCTGAGATACCTGCTCATCTGTCCCGTCTATAGAGACTACCAGACTGTGGCCAAGATCCAGAGACTCTTCTACTGTATCAGCGTTCAACCAATCTTGTTCATCATAATAAGGTTGTGAATCTGCTGTCTCTCTCAGGTATCCTTCATCTTTAGCGGTTTCAAACAATTGCTCACCAACAAATGATTCTACTATCTGCTCCATTGGAGCATCGTAGTTAGGGTCATTCGCCATGATATCGAAGTTGCTTTCCCGGATCAGCTTCAGTGCTTCAAAGTCGACAGTATGATCATCATTCTCTCTATCAGTCGAAAACTCGAAGGCCGGGTGATCCTGTACTACTCCGCCTACACTGCCTGAAACATACTGGCCTAGTTCACTTCTCAAAGCGTCATTTCTTCCAGGCTCTAGGTCCCACCGGTAATCCGCTGGACGATCAACATCTTGTTCGTCCTCTTCGGTTTCAGTCTCCTCATCGTCCTCGGTCGGAGTTTCATCTTCTGGTGTATCGGTATCCTGTGGAGTATCAGTAGGTGTATCCGTCGGTGTACCTGTAGAATTATCTGTAGGTGTGCCGTCGCCGTCTTCCTGAGATCCAGAACAGCCAGC
The sequence above is a segment of the Halobaculum sp. MBLA0147 genome. Coding sequences within it:
- a CDS encoding DUF5817 domain-containing protein, with amino-acid sequence MNGPVQAAVGGRIAVVGCADCQHYWLIEHSDIALQDTLTCPRCARTHATDAMRTLAEADTREQAAELRSRILASRADRLESYEREGTYAEQGAQIDLDDSLGPDVDHPATTVPKSIVDDDVGGLFRDWFDHDWKAGIHDDRLADAAADVEITAGLSVDDETLADPWSDAGVDPAAGELAYDTQHPVDHVDAVTLTPDTTATSLWTTLLDGVGEQLLTDAISRLRAEYDHTESHTLARRLKEIGVPASLWSVVEAAVRDDAHVDEVLKLARRIATQRQPVERLYGLAHLLGWRPGSDPTPETLVVRATDQYIQALRDGDRATDTVDNIARLLEHLGHSLEVIVVASPVDCRLLTHLHDHHNVTRRWTGRQSHTDIDAVAHQAIIDYGRDATEIDILRTLAHNDTRGLSYRTLADDLDVSRQRLSQIIPETDDADADRLEGRDLVTTLRVGNRTQVEITPYGCRVVEILAERDREQTTLDEAVSRPLRSPSHGREAPREHEEEEDSDPRRKGCGLAQVQQLASWRAAQALSACTPQGISVVDASLDSTDDCREADLWVDTQEDAVVVSCEYTNPMQWTLSTARALSNSRTLKAFLTQEQATTTDLGELFADHRQVLRSSTCLGHLPDRLDDLNEFIASLQEARDDLQELSGDLHDAKAQDDESEVSRLYSQITREALGLSSTIIAVLDLLDVEIVREVRVPGFNREFDAARWEDLTQMIGTASAIQSRQGLNTLYRQLYEPRESKQEWTVDIDDAATGLGELMGSWVICGDFGSHGSDKRKAFVEDLRATVAEPRPLREDAPEFGAEIPVNAFDSDRVAVRRAARRLCERKGYDEPSAAVVSVLQLYTGGAYDTARCLNYLQPADGVREELDVRELRYAISHLDTSRIVPTESSAVGRVIRELLRSDAPLSTQELADAADVARSTLTRDGGAGDRLRGLGLLKRTDDGEWRILLPTDQQEERDGILPSLLVDETITAVRDVLGDVAFQCVSDPARLADPDDPVTSPWLWDQTDGPDCRPLLEAWEWLRPWVPILVDILDHEPDWWTETDGPDHALLGVDPSQARLDSGLTTVG
- a CDS encoding ParA family protein, producing MSQSAERIAITNQKGGAGKTTTTINVAGALSRRGYDVLVIDLDPQGHATEGLGFGDSYDARDRDSLYEVLPDLDRLDELESLVVTHDEMDLVPSHQRMINIEDELANARRREERLGMLLDDADTAWDVVLVDCPPNLGILTDNAVVATGQVLIPAQARSTSIRAIEQLFRQLRSIETAFDDVDELGLVANEVGTDGEAEEMMDWFKETFENKEHCEVFEIRKRVALQRAWNNGVSIFAHGEECDMEAEYDAIAGHLEEVTDV
- a CDS encoding Fic family protein, which gives rise to MSEDDLPDARQVIDIHDRIEKQYDLKYTGAAVAAPRLKIERLLNGVAEHDGTYMRAAALLRDLITSHYFEDANKRTAWTVTNIYLKNHDAEPAVTDDRVPHILKRIRRFDVDEIADWLATGEIDEDRLEP